One Cellulomonas soli DNA window includes the following coding sequences:
- a CDS encoding extracellular solute-binding protein: MKILRFAALGVAATLALTACSSGSSDEPAAGSTSDGAAEAADITLWLAGADTPQELRDYLVDTFAEQNPGSTLTIEEQTWDDLVTKLTTALPDADNTPDVVEIGNTQSPTFTTIGAFRDLTPLYEELGGSDLLQSFVEVGKADGKNYALPYYFGSRYMFYRADLWSAAGLPVPTTLAEFSESAKALKTDTTSGFAIGGQDWRNGISWVFANGGELATEDGGEWTSTLSDPNTIKGLEQWQDIYQGASNLPSTERDVAYWDFLNDGTDGAAPAAATIMAPGWARWSIGDMTTNDAGEEVRDGMADTAKFDIFALPGVDGGVAPVFAGGSNLAISAQSQHPELAENLLRIIYSEDYQTMLGKNGLGPANSQYVSSLGDDKFAQTMIETAASSKLTPAAPGWAAIEGAKVYEELFQKIADGGDVTQIAAQYDEKLTPMLNGQG, from the coding sequence GTGAAGATCCTACGTTTCGCCGCCCTCGGCGTGGCGGCCACGCTCGCGCTGACGGCGTGCTCGTCCGGTTCGAGCGACGAGCCCGCCGCCGGCAGCACCTCGGACGGTGCCGCCGAGGCCGCAGACATCACCCTCTGGCTGGCCGGTGCCGACACCCCGCAGGAGCTGCGGGACTACCTGGTGGACACCTTCGCCGAGCAGAACCCGGGCTCGACCCTCACCATCGAGGAGCAGACCTGGGACGACCTCGTCACCAAGCTCACGACCGCGCTGCCCGACGCGGACAACACCCCTGACGTCGTCGAGATCGGCAACACGCAGTCGCCGACCTTCACGACCATCGGCGCGTTCCGCGACCTGACCCCGCTGTACGAGGAGCTCGGCGGGTCCGACCTGCTGCAGTCCTTCGTCGAGGTCGGCAAGGCCGACGGCAAGAACTACGCGCTGCCGTACTACTTCGGCTCGCGCTACATGTTCTACCGCGCAGACCTGTGGTCGGCGGCGGGGCTGCCCGTGCCGACGACGCTCGCGGAGTTCTCCGAGTCCGCCAAGGCGCTCAAGACGGACACCACGTCCGGCTTCGCCATCGGCGGCCAGGACTGGCGCAACGGCATCTCGTGGGTCTTCGCCAACGGCGGCGAGCTGGCCACCGAGGACGGCGGCGAGTGGACCTCGACGCTCTCGGACCCCAACACCATCAAGGGTCTCGAGCAGTGGCAGGACATCTACCAGGGTGCCTCGAACCTGCCCTCGACCGAGCGTGACGTCGCCTACTGGGACTTCCTCAACGACGGCACGGACGGTGCCGCCCCCGCCGCCGCGACGATCATGGCTCCGGGCTGGGCCCGCTGGTCGATCGGCGACATGACCACCAACGACGCCGGCGAGGAGGTCCGTGACGGCATGGCCGACACGGCCAAGTTCGACATCTTCGCCCTCCCGGGCGTCGACGGCGGGGTCGCACCGGTGTTCGCCGGTGGGTCCAACCTCGCGATCTCGGCCCAGAGCCAGCACCCCGAGCTGGCCGAGAACCTCCTGCGGATCATCTACTCCGAGGACTACCAGACGATGCTGGGCAAGAACGGGCTCGGCCCGGCCAACTCCCAGTACGTGTCCTCGCTCGGCGACGACAAGTTCGCCCAGACGATGATCGAGACCGCCGCGAGCTCCAAGCTCACCCCGGCCGCACCGGGCTGGGCCGCGATCGAGGGCGCCAAGGTCTACGAGGAGCTCTTCCAGAAGATCGCCGACGGCGGTGACGTGACGCAGATCGCCGCGCAGTACGACGAGAAGCTCACGCCGATGCTCAACGGCCAGGGCTGA
- a CDS encoding ROK family transcriptional regulator, which translates to MTATTKPLPAAGRGIGRALRPTAKVLPEHARAHNRSLVLQHLFHFGPSSRADIARSTGLTRVTVSDLVAVLLAEGLVEELGFRNEGKVGKPAILVGMRTDDFQIVAADLTDDENLRAAVMTLVGDVVARGSAHLDGRTGADAVATLEHLLREMLAAATRPVIGVGIASPGVIDADGHVLEAPNRGWYDVPLAVDLAATLGVPVHVANDANTRALAEFTYGAGTGDGTMVVTVGQGVGAGIVVDGGLVRGRRHAAGEIGHVTVVDETTVGETPQPCACGRAGCLETVLSVPALRRRIAGLDPQATDAALASVGRMLGLVLAPVSSALNLAEIVLSGPPELLDGPLREATLDTVRHRTMPAIGQDLMVRMASLDEDAALAGASVLVLAGQLGVS; encoded by the coding sequence GTGACTGCGACGACGAAGCCGCTCCCGGCCGCCGGCCGAGGCATCGGCAGGGCCCTGCGCCCCACGGCCAAGGTGCTCCCCGAGCACGCCCGTGCGCACAACCGCTCGCTCGTCCTGCAGCACCTGTTCCACTTCGGCCCCTCCTCGCGCGCCGACATCGCCCGCAGCACCGGGCTGACCCGCGTCACCGTCTCCGACCTCGTCGCCGTCCTGCTCGCCGAAGGCCTCGTCGAGGAGCTCGGTTTCCGCAACGAGGGCAAGGTCGGCAAGCCCGCCATCCTCGTCGGGATGCGCACCGACGACTTCCAGATCGTCGCCGCCGACCTCACCGACGACGAGAACCTGCGCGCAGCGGTCATGACGCTCGTCGGTGACGTCGTCGCCCGGGGGAGCGCGCACCTGGACGGACGGACCGGGGCCGACGCGGTCGCCACGCTCGAGCACCTGCTGCGCGAGATGCTCGCCGCCGCCACCCGGCCCGTCATCGGCGTCGGCATCGCCTCGCCCGGCGTCATCGACGCCGACGGCCACGTGCTCGAGGCCCCGAACCGCGGGTGGTACGACGTGCCCCTCGCAGTCGACCTGGCCGCCACGCTCGGCGTGCCCGTGCACGTGGCCAACGACGCCAACACCCGCGCCCTCGCCGAGTTCACCTACGGCGCCGGCACCGGCGACGGGACCATGGTGGTCACCGTCGGCCAGGGCGTCGGCGCGGGGATCGTCGTCGACGGCGGGCTCGTGCGCGGCCGACGGCACGCCGCCGGCGAGATCGGACACGTCACCGTCGTCGACGAGACCACCGTCGGTGAGACCCCCCAGCCGTGCGCGTGCGGACGCGCCGGCTGCCTCGAGACCGTGCTGAGCGTGCCGGCCCTGCGCCGCCGCATCGCCGGTCTCGACCCCCAGGCCACCGACGCCGCGCTGGCGTCGGTCGGACGGATGCTCGGACTCGTCCTCGCACCCGTCAGCAGTGCGCTGAACCTCGCGGAGATCGTGCTCTCGGGCCCGCCCGAGCTGCTCGACGGACCGCTGCGGGAGGCGACGCTCGACACCGTCCGGCACAGGACCATGCCTGCCATCGGGCAGGACCTGATGGTCCGGATGGCCTCGCTCGACGAGGACGCGGCGCTTGCGGGCGCCTCGGTCCTCGTCCTGGCCGGCCAGCTCGGGGTCTCGTGA
- a CDS encoding PfkB family carbohydrate kinase, which produces MPTDVSSSSAQLVCCGLVTLDVRQVVDRLPGPDEKVVADRLAVAFGGPAANAAATAVALGVSARLVTALGRGALADVVRAGLQAAGVELVDLLGDEPGTPAVSTVLVTRGTGERAVVSTNATGTRALGSVAGSAAGSAAEEALDGATALLVDGHHMEVGTAFARLARSRSVPVLLDGGSWKDGTAALLAHVDHAVLSADFRLPADPSAPWADRTGAAPEGDALLSAVAALGPRTVARSAGPGPVRVLVHEGRPGVAVPTDASGRARSGSLRVIVPERVDPRSVVDTVGAGDVLHGATGAGLARGVDLPSALVEGVRWATASVRHAGALGWVEGVRGRL; this is translated from the coding sequence GTGCCGACCGACGTGAGCTCCTCGTCCGCGCAGCTGGTGTGCTGCGGCCTGGTCACCCTCGACGTCCGCCAGGTGGTGGATCGGTTGCCCGGCCCGGACGAGAAGGTCGTCGCGGATCGGCTCGCGGTGGCCTTCGGTGGTCCGGCGGCGAACGCGGCCGCGACGGCCGTCGCCCTGGGTGTTTCCGCACGCCTGGTCACCGCCCTCGGTCGCGGCGCCCTGGCGGACGTCGTCCGGGCGGGCCTGCAGGCAGCGGGCGTCGAGCTGGTCGACCTGCTCGGGGACGAGCCCGGGACCCCGGCCGTCTCGACGGTCCTGGTCACGCGGGGCACGGGTGAGCGTGCGGTGGTCTCGACGAACGCGACGGGCACGCGCGCGCTGGGCTCTGTGGCGGGGTCGGCCGCGGGCTCGGCGGCCGAGGAGGCCCTCGACGGTGCGACGGCGCTCCTTGTCGACGGGCACCACATGGAGGTGGGGACGGCGTTCGCCCGGCTCGCGCGGAGCAGGTCGGTGCCCGTCCTGCTCGACGGCGGCAGCTGGAAGGACGGCACGGCGGCGCTGCTCGCGCACGTCGACCACGCGGTCCTCTCGGCCGACTTCCGTCTGCCGGCCGACCCGTCGGCGCCCTGGGCGGACCGGACCGGGGCCGCTCCGGAAGGTGACGCGCTGCTGTCGGCGGTCGCGGCGCTCGGCCCACGGACGGTCGCGCGGTCGGCGGGACCTGGTCCGGTCCGCGTGCTCGTGCACGAGGGGCGCCCCGGTGTCGCGGTGCCCACGGATGCCTCGGGCCGTGCGCGTTCGGGTTCGCTGCGGGTGATCGTGCCCGAGCGTGTCGATCCCAGGTCGGTGGTCGACACCGTGGGGGCCGGTGACGTGCTGCACGGGGCCACGGGGGCGGGGCTCGCGCGGGGGGTGGACCTGCCGTCGGCCCTGGTCGAGGGCGTTCGGTGGGCGACCGCCTCGGTGCGTCACGCGGGTGCCCTGGGCTGGGTCGAGGGGGTCCGCGGGCGCCTGTGA
- a CDS encoding pectate lyase: MHSSMHSPTRRRPGLRAAVAATLVGALTALTGVAVATTATAATPTVDTTASYQLVNWRSKKALDIEGKSTTTGASIVQSTVSTATNQQFQLVPATGGYYQLTSRSSGLVVFIGTSSTAHATQQTSSGSASQLFSLVAGSSGRIKLVNKATGKALQVEGASKADGALITQGTDTNANEQQFTLVKVSGSSSTPTTAPSASATPTATPTASASPTATATTGTFPAWPTATGTKKVTATIKVTGTLDGKLVRYYGISDGSQDESQPPMFELADGATIKNVIIGTDAGDGIHCLGTCTIQNVWWEDVGEDAATQKGKISGQVMTIDGGGARSASDKVFQHNGPGTMVIKNFQASDIGKLYRSCGNCSTQYARTVKVQNVQITAPAKSLVGINPNLGDKATLTGVTIIGDTSKKVAICQEYKGVTSGEPTLVSSGPSTACGYTASAVLYK; encoded by the coding sequence GTGCACAGTTCGATGCACAGCCCCACCCGACGACGCCCAGGCCTCCGCGCCGCCGTCGCCGCCACCCTGGTCGGCGCCCTCACCGCGCTGACCGGTGTCGCGGTCGCCACCACCGCGACAGCGGCCACGCCGACGGTCGACACGACCGCCTCGTACCAGCTGGTCAACTGGCGCAGCAAGAAGGCGCTCGACATCGAGGGGAAGTCGACCACGACGGGCGCCTCGATCGTCCAGTCGACCGTCTCGACCGCGACGAACCAGCAGTTCCAGCTCGTCCCCGCGACCGGCGGCTACTACCAGCTCACGTCGCGCTCGTCCGGTCTGGTGGTCTTCATCGGCACCTCCTCGACGGCGCACGCCACGCAGCAGACCTCGTCCGGCAGCGCGAGCCAGCTGTTCTCGCTCGTCGCCGGCTCCTCCGGCCGGATCAAGCTCGTGAACAAGGCCACCGGCAAGGCGCTGCAGGTCGAGGGCGCCTCGAAGGCCGACGGCGCGCTCATCACGCAGGGCACCGACACGAACGCCAACGAGCAGCAGTTCACGCTCGTCAAGGTCAGCGGCTCGAGCAGCACGCCGACCACGGCACCGTCCGCGAGCGCCACGCCGACCGCCACGCCGACCGCCTCAGCGAGCCCCACGGCGACGGCCACCACCGGCACGTTCCCGGCGTGGCCGACGGCGACCGGCACCAAGAAGGTCACCGCCACGATCAAGGTGACCGGGACGCTCGACGGCAAGCTCGTGCGCTACTACGGGATCAGCGACGGTTCGCAGGACGAGTCGCAGCCCCCGATGTTCGAGCTGGCCGACGGCGCGACGATCAAGAACGTGATCATCGGCACCGATGCCGGCGACGGCATCCACTGCCTGGGCACCTGCACGATCCAGAACGTGTGGTGGGAGGACGTCGGCGAGGACGCCGCCACGCAGAAGGGCAAGATCAGCGGCCAGGTCATGACGATCGACGGCGGTGGCGCACGCAGCGCCTCCGACAAGGTGTTCCAGCACAACGGTCCGGGCACCATGGTGATCAAGAACTTCCAGGCCTCGGACATCGGCAAGCTCTACCGCTCGTGCGGCAACTGCTCCACGCAGTACGCCCGCACGGTCAAGGTCCAGAACGTGCAGATCACCGCACCGGCCAAGTCGCTCGTCGGGATCAACCCGAACCTGGGCGACAAAGCGACTCTCACCGGGGTGACGATCATCGGGGACACCTCGAAGAAGGTCGCCATCTGCCAGGAGTACAAGGGTGTGACCTCCGGCGAGCCCACGCTCGTCAGCAGCGGGCCCAGCACGGCCTGCGGGTACACGGCGTCCGCGGTCCTCTACAAGTAG
- the pgi gene encoding glucose-6-phosphate isomerase: protein MPTQPIDPTTTSAWQALTEHHAALTPDLRGWFAADAARAQRLSLPLADLHVDLSKNLVTDETLALLVQLAEQVGLTDRLQAMLRGEHINVTEDRAVLHTALRRPAGASPALVVDGQDVDGDVQAELAKVAAFADKVRSGEWTGVTGERVKTVVNIGIGGSDLGPVMAYEALKPYVLEGLEVRFVSNIDPTDLAQKVEGLDPTTTLFIVASKTFGTLETLTNARLARTWLWEQLAAAGAIADTDEARTAAVAQHFVAVSTALDKVAAFGIDPANAFGFWDWVGGRYSVDSAIGTSLAIAIGPDGFRDFLAGFHAVDEHVATTPFAQNVPVLMGLLNIWYVNFLGAHTHAVLPYAQSLHRFAAYLQQLTMESNGKSVRWDGTPVTTDTGEVFWGEPGTNGQHAFYQLIHQGTRLIPADFIAVANPAHPLKDGETDVHALFLANFFAQTKALAFGKTADEVRAEGTAEEIVPARVFSGNRPTTSILASSLTPSVLGQLIALYEHITFVQGVVWGIDSFDQWGVELGKKLAMEIAPAVEGDAAALDAQDPSTRALIAKYLELRG, encoded by the coding sequence GTGCCCACGCAGCCCATCGACCCGACCACGACCAGCGCCTGGCAGGCCCTCACGGAGCACCACGCCGCGCTGACCCCGGACCTGCGCGGCTGGTTCGCCGCCGACGCCGCACGCGCGCAGCGCCTGTCGCTCCCCCTGGCCGACCTGCACGTCGACCTGTCGAAGAACCTCGTCACCGACGAGACGCTCGCTCTGCTGGTCCAGCTCGCCGAGCAGGTCGGCCTCACCGACCGCCTGCAGGCCATGCTGCGCGGCGAGCACATCAACGTCACCGAGGACCGCGCCGTGCTGCACACCGCGCTGCGCCGCCCGGCTGGGGCCTCCCCCGCGCTGGTCGTCGACGGCCAGGACGTGGACGGCGACGTGCAGGCCGAGCTGGCCAAGGTCGCCGCGTTCGCCGACAAGGTCCGCTCGGGCGAGTGGACCGGTGTCACCGGCGAGCGCGTGAAGACGGTCGTGAACATCGGCATCGGCGGCTCGGACCTGGGCCCGGTCATGGCGTACGAGGCGCTCAAGCCGTACGTGCTCGAGGGCCTCGAGGTGCGGTTCGTCTCGAACATCGACCCGACCGACCTGGCGCAGAAGGTCGAGGGCCTGGACCCGACGACCACCCTGTTCATCGTCGCGTCCAAGACGTTCGGCACGCTGGAGACGCTGACCAACGCGCGCCTGGCCCGCACCTGGCTGTGGGAGCAGCTCGCAGCAGCCGGTGCGATCGCCGACACCGACGAGGCCCGTACCGCCGCCGTCGCGCAGCACTTCGTCGCGGTGTCGACCGCGCTGGACAAGGTCGCCGCGTTCGGCATCGACCCGGCCAACGCGTTCGGGTTCTGGGACTGGGTCGGCGGCCGCTACTCGGTCGACTCGGCCATCGGCACCTCGCTGGCCATCGCCATCGGCCCCGACGGGTTCCGTGACTTCCTCGCGGGCTTCCACGCGGTCGACGAGCACGTGGCCACGACGCCGTTCGCGCAGAACGTGCCGGTGCTCATGGGCCTGCTGAACATCTGGTACGTCAACTTCCTCGGCGCGCACACCCACGCGGTGCTGCCCTACGCGCAGTCGCTGCACCGCTTCGCGGCGTACCTGCAGCAGCTGACCATGGAGTCGAACGGCAAGTCGGTCCGCTGGGACGGCACGCCCGTGACGACCGACACGGGCGAGGTCTTCTGGGGCGAGCCGGGCACCAACGGCCAGCACGCGTTCTACCAGCTGATCCACCAGGGCACGCGCCTGATCCCGGCGGACTTCATCGCGGTGGCCAACCCGGCGCACCCGCTGAAGGACGGCGAGACGGACGTGCACGCGCTGTTCCTCGCGAACTTCTTCGCGCAGACCAAGGCTCTCGCGTTCGGCAAGACCGCCGACGAGGTCCGCGCCGAGGGCACCGCCGAGGAGATCGTGCCCGCGCGCGTCTTCTCCGGGAACCGCCCGACGACGTCGATCCTGGCGTCCTCGCTGACGCCGTCGGTGCTCGGCCAGCTCATCGCGCTGTACGAGCACATCACGTTCGTGCAGGGCGTCGTGTGGGGTATCGACTCCTTCGACCAGTGGGGTGTCGAGCTCGGCAAGAAGCTCGCCATGGAGATCGCCCCGGCGGTCGAGGGCGACGCCGCGGCGCTGGACGCGCAGGACCCGTCCACGCGCGCGCTCATCGCGAAGTACCTCGAGCTGCGCGGCTGA
- a CDS encoding amidohydrolase, whose protein sequence is MSSPASSASTSRPRVVAVTGGRVVPVVGDPIEGGTVLVVDGRITQVGADVVVPEGAQVVDATGRWVLPGFVEAHGHVGIDEEAQGWAGDDTNEMTSPNTAGVRAIDAVNIDDEGFRDALLGGVTSVVVKPGSGNPIGGQSVALKSWGGRTIDEQVISDAVSVKSALGENPKRVYGDRKQTPSTRLGVAFVIREAFTKAQHYRAARAAAEAKGEPFAVDLTLDTLARVLDGELVWDQHTHRHDDIATAVRLSEEFGYRLVVNHGTEAHKIADVLAEKQIPVIFGPMLTSRSKVELRDRAIVNLATLAAAGVRVAITTDHPVVPINLLVLQAVLAVRDGLPRQTALEALTINPATFLGLEGRIGALTPGRDGDVVIWSDDPLTTDARVEHVLIEGRTVYTWDAAERRGHVVERAERFAG, encoded by the coding sequence ATGTCCTCACCGGCTTCCTCCGCGTCCACCTCCCGTCCCCGCGTCGTCGCCGTCACCGGCGGACGGGTCGTCCCCGTCGTCGGCGACCCGATCGAGGGCGGCACCGTCCTGGTCGTCGACGGCCGCATCACGCAGGTCGGCGCCGACGTCGTCGTGCCCGAGGGCGCGCAGGTCGTCGACGCGACCGGCCGGTGGGTCCTGCCCGGGTTCGTCGAGGCGCACGGTCACGTCGGCATCGACGAGGAGGCGCAGGGCTGGGCCGGGGACGACACCAACGAGATGACCTCGCCGAACACCGCCGGGGTGCGTGCGATCGACGCGGTGAACATCGACGACGAGGGCTTCCGTGACGCCCTGCTGGGCGGCGTGACCTCGGTCGTGGTCAAGCCCGGATCGGGCAACCCGATCGGCGGGCAGTCGGTCGCGCTCAAGTCGTGGGGCGGGCGGACGATCGACGAGCAGGTCATCAGCGACGCCGTGTCGGTGAAGTCGGCCCTCGGCGAGAACCCCAAGCGCGTGTACGGCGACCGCAAGCAGACGCCGTCGACCCGGCTCGGCGTCGCGTTCGTCATCCGCGAGGCGTTCACGAAGGCCCAGCACTACCGGGCCGCCCGCGCGGCCGCCGAGGCGAAGGGCGAGCCGTTCGCCGTGGACCTCACGCTCGACACGCTGGCCCGGGTGCTCGACGGCGAGCTCGTCTGGGACCAGCACACCCACCGGCACGACGACATCGCCACGGCCGTGCGCCTGTCGGAGGAGTTCGGGTACCGGCTCGTGGTCAACCACGGCACCGAGGCGCACAAGATTGCCGACGTGCTGGCCGAGAAGCAGATCCCCGTGATCTTCGGCCCGATGCTCACCAGCCGGTCGAAGGTCGAGCTGCGCGACCGGGCGATCGTCAACCTGGCGACGCTGGCCGCCGCGGGGGTGCGCGTCGCGATCACCACCGACCACCCGGTGGTGCCGATCAACCTGCTCGTGCTGCAGGCCGTGCTGGCCGTGCGCGACGGGCTGCCCCGGCAGACCGCCCTCGAGGCGCTGACGATCAACCCGGCGACGTTCCTCGGGCTCGAGGGGCGCATCGGTGCGCTGACCCCGGGGCGCGACGGCGACGTGGTGATCTGGTCGGACGACCCGCTGACCACGGACGCGCGCGTCGAGCACGTGCTCATCGAGGGCCGCACCGTCTACACGTGGGACGCCGCCGAGCGCCGGGGCCACGTCGTCGAGCGCGCCGAGCGCTTCGCCGGCTGA
- a CDS encoding multicopper oxidase domain-containing protein: MTRATWHLRAHVPVAAWLLAAVVATLLHRQVAASGWLMVHLLLLGAASTAILVWSQHFADTLLRRPAPGGRRLQVVRLTAHTLGALLVVVGVLSVRWSLTVLGGALVAVAALSQVMVIRRQSRGALPSQFGPLVRYYVAAGAVLPLGVAAGVLLARGTAGDELHGRIYVAHLTFTLLGWVGLTVLGTLLVLWPTVLHARIEPQDATAGTRALPLVLLGLGVVAVAAATGWRALVGVGAAVVAAAVVLVVLMMVRQARTAPPRTYAGWSVAAATAWFLVDVVAFGAVVVLAPSWAAAAEDVRVLVAPFAVGFVAQVLLGSLSYLMPVVLGGGPAVARRTAAELDRGALVRVLLVNGALVLFVAPVPSAVRVLVSVVGLGALAAFLVLAARAVAAARPHADASPSRAGGVAVDEPVLPSRAGAAALAVAVLALAVVGGVAVDPAAAGLALAAGSAPDAGTAAATGLTTTVTVEAGDMRFTPDSVEVPAGNRLVVEVTNTDSTVHDLVLASGATSGRLAPGASSRVDVGVVTGDLEGWCSVAGHRLMGMTLTVVAVDAGGTATSDAATDDTTTDQATTHDGMDMPDRDPAAAPTTAPTVAPTAASAAADIDMSAAPAPGFQAHDATLEPAEHDGDGPTTHRITLTVQEVEREVAPGITQRLWTFGGQAPGPVLRGAVGDTFVITLVNDGSIGHSIDFHAGALAPDDVMRTIAPGERLTYTFTATRSGIWMYHCSTMPMSAHIANGMAGAVVIDPPGLPQVDREYLLVQSEYYLGPQGGEVDTTRLATQVPDLVTFNGYAWQYRHEPLVATTGERVRIWVLDAGPNRPSAFHVVGGQFDTVYREGDWVLRDGGSTGTGGSQVLALQPAEGGFVELTFPEAGTYSVVSHIMGDAEKGAAGSLVVTDPTG; the protein is encoded by the coding sequence ATGACCCGCGCGACCTGGCACCTGCGGGCGCACGTGCCCGTCGCCGCCTGGCTGCTCGCCGCCGTCGTGGCGACCCTCCTGCACCGGCAGGTCGCCGCGTCCGGCTGGCTCATGGTGCACCTGCTGCTGCTCGGCGCCGCCAGCACCGCGATCCTGGTGTGGAGCCAGCACTTCGCCGACACGCTGCTGCGCCGCCCGGCCCCCGGCGGACGGCGCCTCCAGGTCGTCCGGCTGACCGCGCACACCCTCGGCGCCCTGCTCGTGGTCGTCGGCGTGCTCAGCGTCCGTTGGTCGCTGACCGTGCTCGGCGGGGCCCTGGTCGCCGTCGCCGCGCTGAGCCAGGTCATGGTGATCCGCAGGCAGTCGCGGGGTGCGCTGCCCTCCCAGTTCGGTCCGCTCGTGCGCTACTACGTCGCAGCCGGTGCGGTGCTGCCGCTCGGCGTGGCCGCCGGCGTGCTGCTCGCGCGGGGCACCGCGGGTGACGAGCTGCACGGACGGATCTACGTCGCGCACCTGACGTTCACGCTGCTGGGCTGGGTCGGCCTGACCGTGCTCGGCACCCTGCTCGTGCTGTGGCCCACGGTGCTGCACGCCCGGATCGAGCCGCAGGACGCGACCGCGGGTACCCGCGCGCTGCCCCTGGTCCTCCTCGGACTGGGGGTCGTCGCTGTGGCGGCCGCCACGGGCTGGCGAGCGCTCGTCGGGGTCGGCGCCGCGGTCGTCGCGGCAGCGGTCGTGCTCGTCGTGCTCATGATGGTGCGCCAGGCCCGGACCGCCCCGCCCCGGACCTACGCCGGCTGGAGCGTCGCGGCGGCCACGGCGTGGTTCCTGGTCGACGTCGTCGCGTTCGGTGCGGTCGTCGTCCTCGCGCCCTCGTGGGCTGCCGCCGCCGAGGACGTCCGGGTGCTGGTGGCCCCCTTCGCGGTCGGGTTCGTCGCCCAGGTGCTGCTCGGCTCGCTGTCCTACCTGATGCCCGTCGTGCTCGGCGGCGGCCCCGCCGTGGCCCGGCGGACCGCGGCCGAGCTCGACCGCGGGGCGCTCGTGCGCGTGCTGCTCGTCAACGGCGCTCTCGTGCTCTTCGTCGCCCCCGTGCCGAGCGCCGTCCGGGTGCTCGTCTCGGTCGTCGGGCTCGGGGCGCTCGCGGCCTTCCTCGTGCTGGCCGCCCGGGCCGTGGCGGCCGCCCGGCCGCACGCCGACGCGTCGCCGTCCCGAGCCGGGGGAGTCGCGGTGGACGAGCCGGTCCTGCCGTCCCGCGCCGGCGCCGCCGCACTGGCCGTCGCCGTCCTCGCGCTCGCGGTCGTCGGCGGCGTCGCCGTCGACCCGGCGGCTGCCGGTCTCGCGCTCGCCGCCGGCTCGGCTCCGGACGCCGGCACCGCCGCGGCGACCGGCCTGACCACCACGGTGACGGTCGAGGCCGGCGACATGCGGTTCACCCCGGACAGTGTCGAGGTGCCGGCCGGGAACCGCCTGGTCGTCGAGGTGACCAACACCGACTCGACCGTCCACGACCTGGTGCTCGCCTCGGGCGCCACCTCCGGACGCCTCGCCCCCGGCGCGTCCTCGCGCGTCGACGTCGGGGTCGTCACCGGCGACCTCGAGGGGTGGTGCTCGGTCGCCGGGCACCGGCTCATGGGGATGACGCTCACCGTCGTCGCCGTCGACGCAGGCGGCACCGCCACCAGCGACGCGGCCACCGACGACACGACGACCGACCAGGCCACGACGCACGACGGCATGGACATGCCCGACCGTGACCCCGCAGCTGCCCCCACCACTGCCCCCACTGTTGCCCCCACCGCCGCGTCCGCCGCAGCGGACATCGACATGTCGGCCGCGCCCGCCCCTGGCTTCCAGGCGCACGACGCGACCCTCGAGCCCGCCGAGCACGACGGCGACGGCCCGACAACCCACCGGATCACCCTCACCGTGCAGGAGGTCGAGCGCGAGGTCGCACCCGGCATCACGCAACGGCTGTGGACGTTCGGCGGGCAGGCGCCCGGCCCCGTGCTGCGCGGCGCGGTCGGCGACACGTTCGTCATCACCCTGGTCAACGACGGGTCGATCGGGCACTCGATCGACTTCCACGCCGGCGCCCTCGCCCCGGACGACGTCATGCGCACGATCGCCCCGGGGGAGCGGCTGACCTACACGTTCACGGCCACGCGCAGCGGCATCTGGATGTACCACTGCTCGACCATGCCGATGAGCGCGCACATCGCCAACGGGATGGCCGGTGCGGTGGTCATCGACCCGCCCGGCCTGCCGCAGGTCGACCGGGAGTACCTGCTGGTGCAGTCCGAGTACTACCTGGGCCCGCAGGGCGGCGAGGTCGACACGACCCGGCTGGCCACCCAGGTCCCCGACCTGGTGACGTTCAACGGGTACGCCTGGCAGTACCGGCACGAGCCGTTGGTGGCGACCACGGGCGAGCGGGTGCGGATCTGGGTCCTGGACGCCGGACCGAACCGGCCCAGTGCGTTCCACGTCGTCGGCGGCCAGTTCGACACCGTCTACCGCGAGGGCGACTGGGTGCTGCGCGACGGCGGCTCGACGGGCACGGGTGGTTCGCAGGTCCTCGCGCTGCAGCCGGCCGAGGGCGGCTTCGTCGAGCTGACGTTCCCCGAGGCGGGCACCTACTCGGTGGTCTCGCACATCATGGGCGACGCCGAGAAGGGCGCCGCGGGCAGCCTCGTCGTCACCGACCCGACCGGGTAG